From the genome of Banduia mediterranea, one region includes:
- a CDS encoding antitoxin of toxin-antitoxin stability system, producing MTKEAVFTMKLEPELRADFMAEVAGEDRPASQVMRELMRGYIEQRRQAREYDEYLRRKVEAGRASMRAGRGRSNDEVEAAFAARRNQVAASQA from the coding sequence ATGACGAAAGAAGCCGTTTTCACGATGAAGCTGGAACCGGAGTTGCGCGCCGACTTCATGGCCGAAGTGGCCGGCGAAGATCGGCCTGCCTCCCAGGTCATGCGCGAGCTAATGCGCGGCTACATTGAGCAGCGCCGCCAGGCCCGCGAATACGACGAATATCTGCGGCGCAAGGTAGAAGCTGGCCGTGCCTCAATGCGTGCCGGTCGAGGCCGGTCGAATGATGAGGTTGAAGCCGCGTTCGCTGCCAGGCGCAACCAGGTGGCGGCGAGTCAGGCGTGA